In a genomic window of Ipomoea triloba cultivar NCNSP0323 chromosome 3, ASM357664v1:
- the LOC116013044 gene encoding uncharacterized protein LOC116013044, which yields MIHTPMPPQLSGSFVSGLISEESGTWDHSILTDIFLSNDVIRIMKIPISPNYDDSWYWFGDPRGCYSVKNGYRAIVGDYTNPHNSFDQWNLMWKLKVPLKWKLFLWRALNNILPVTTNLILKRVEVEPACPVCANVHMHVLLLCDFSQLVWHESLLPITNFGANSFHEWYTSTWSILTTDQLCMTVALLYHIWRGRNNAVWNGFLPTPKKVVAAALTTLHAWQAANCGNQSSSTLPPPANVASQQLAEGFPDRHKCFFNAGYNPTSHKATFGAVLMSSTGNFVAACAGPLHDSFSPLMAETIACKEVLSWLKGREVLAVDVHTDCMQLCSGLNSSLSPYYSYAGLFLDDCRRLASDFMSCRYDCRRLASDFMSCRFCFTPRSQNVIAHSLASAAVSQASTLYWDSVPPVSQASTLYWDSVPPDSIISFL from the coding sequence ATGATTCACACACCAATGCCCCCACAATTGAGTGGGTCTTTTGTCtctggtttgattagtgaggaATCTGGTACATGGGATCACTCCATTTTAACTGACATATTTTTATCGAATGATGTGATTCGTATTATGAAAATTCCTATCTCCCCCAATTATGATGATTCTTGGTACTGGTTTGGTGACCCGAGGGGATGCTATTCGGTCAAAAATGGTTATAGAGCCATAGTTGGGGATTACACTAATCCCCACAATAGCTTTGATCAATGGAACCTCATGTGGAAATTGAAAGTCCCCCTTAAGTGGAAATTGTTTCTTTGGAGAGCCCTGAATAATATCCTCCCGGTCACCACTAATTTGATTTTAAAGAGAGTGGAGGTGGAGCCTGCATGCCCAGTGTGTGCAAATGTTCATATGCATGTCCTATTATTGTGTGACTTCTCCCAATTAGTTTGGCATGAGTCACTTTTGCCTATCACTAACTTTGGGGCCAACAGCTTTCATGAGTGGTATACAAGTACTTGGTCAATCCTAACAACTGATCAATTATGCATGACAGTGGCACTCTTATATCATATTTGGCGGGGCCGCAACAATGCAGTATGGAATGGTTTTCTTCCAACACCAAAGAAAGTTGTGGCAGCAGCACTAACCACACTCCATGCATGGCAAGCGGCGAACTGTGGCAACCAGTCTTCATCGACGTTACCGCCACCGGCCAACGTGGCATCACAGCAGCTTGCAGAAGGCTTTCCAGATCGTCACAAATGCTTCTTCAATGCGGGATACAATCCGACGTCTCACAAAGCAACGTTCGGTGCTGTTCTAATGTCGTCAACGGGGAACTTTGTGGCTGCCTGTGCTGGTCCTCTTCACGATAGCTTCTCTCCACTCATGGCCGAGACTATCGCATGTAAAGAGGTGTTGTCATGGCTTAAAGGCAGGGAGGTTCTCGCTGTTGATGTTCACACAGATTGTATGCAGCTCTGTAGTGGATTAAACTCAAGTCTATCTCCTTATTATTCTTATGCAGGTTTATTCTTAGACGATTGCAGGAGGTTAGCTTCAGATTTTATGTCTTGTCGTTACGATTGCAGGAGGTTAGCTTCAGATTTTATGTCTTGTCGTTTTTGTTTTACTCCGAGATCACAAAATGTGATTGCTCATTCTTTAGCATCTGCGGCCGTTTCACAGGCTAGCACGTTGTACTGGGACTCAGTCCCACCCGTTTCACAGGCTAGCACGTTGTACTGGGACTCAGTCCCACCTGACTCTATTATTTCTTTTCTATAA